The following proteins are co-located in the Oceanispirochaeta sp. M1 genome:
- a CDS encoding alpha-amylase family glycosyl hydrolase, with protein sequence MIGCLYLEKSIRDSLPAEVHSLSQHRFLTIQDQSEARQLAVFLRKAEYVEETVKAGELYLTGLLTDFYRTLIDSYMVSLRQTGADISLGGMIPTDDEYSWNAFLKRLDKSFPVQTTGDLSSPPEILEKRIIDSLTLKLLNSNMGCRKLKKLFSDTGIKGKAYNNQLTQLELFIKKFPVPSEWKDDLISLLKAPEKKFPDSLEEQIRFISSSELYSFISDKKHLLSGLDLMREDSKIGLSGPGPVEGIDFSFHEDNEAHFSIDSDWMPNLILIAKNCYVWLYQLTQKYSRPVETLNDIPSEELDELRRRGITGLWLIGIWERSVASKSIKRICGNPEAEASAYSLMDYRIADDLGGEEALAALRDRCLQKGIRLASDMVPNHTGLDSVWMQEHPEYFLQLPEAPFPNYSFEGPDLSSSPDISLFLEEGYYNRSDAAVVFLRKDNKSGGKKYIYHGNDGTSMPWNDTAQLDFLNPEVREELIHQILLVAEKFPIIRFDAAMTLARKHVQRLWFPKPGDGGAIPSRSAYSMSEKEFREKMPEEFWREVVDRINTEAPNTLLLAEAFWMMEGYFVRNLGMHRVYNSAFMNLLKTESNSEFRKILKETLKSNPRILKRFVNFMNNPDEDTAVTQFGKGDKYFGICTLMVTLPGLPMIGHGQMEGLTEKYGMEYRRAYFNEEEDRELLDRHEREIYPLMKKRLIFAGAKQFHLFDYIVQEKVNEDVYAFCNSRDQDQVLVFYNNSNTLTEGRIFRECTKAVNSDDGERLDKENNDIATLMDLNETGYTVLFEAKKRLWYIHRNLDLIKNGLPVKLYGYQSKVFSPIRHQEDDEERRLEKLKQKIGDRGVPDLDRALRYSELEPLIHMMKTFMASRVIDTAVMSDLITMFSRDLNKIRKILNQNKKPVREEQKLLEDIIRPSFMSLMLCELNDTSLFYMTRFYQLWTEEKESSIRLWNRILQDEDFAPWLGINRYKDILWYNKESMDEAFWWFSILSTLRLLNMRSTELSSKATDQHISSLSRLQCRLGESEYRLSHVLDEDTESMNE encoded by the coding sequence GTGATCGGCTGTCTATACCTGGAAAAAAGTATCCGTGATTCTCTACCTGCCGAGGTACATTCCCTGTCTCAGCACAGATTTCTGACAATACAGGACCAAAGTGAAGCAAGACAGCTGGCAGTCTTCCTCAGAAAGGCTGAATATGTAGAAGAGACAGTGAAGGCTGGAGAATTATATCTGACAGGTTTACTGACGGATTTCTACCGGACTCTGATAGACAGCTATATGGTTTCTCTGAGACAGACGGGGGCTGATATCAGTCTCGGGGGAATGATTCCTACTGATGATGAGTACAGCTGGAATGCCTTTCTGAAACGCCTTGATAAAAGTTTTCCTGTACAAACAACAGGAGATCTCTCCTCTCCCCCTGAAATCCTTGAAAAAAGAATAATTGACAGCCTGACCCTGAAACTGCTGAACAGTAATATGGGCTGCAGAAAATTGAAAAAGCTCTTTTCAGATACGGGCATCAAAGGAAAAGCATATAATAATCAGCTGACACAGCTGGAACTGTTCATAAAAAAGTTCCCCGTTCCTTCAGAATGGAAGGATGATCTTATATCCCTTCTGAAGGCACCCGAAAAGAAATTCCCCGACTCTCTTGAGGAACAGATACGCTTTATCAGCAGCTCCGAGCTGTATTCCTTTATTTCGGACAAAAAGCATCTCCTTTCAGGACTCGATCTGATGAGAGAGGACAGTAAAATCGGCTTAAGCGGTCCGGGACCTGTAGAGGGGATAGACTTCTCCTTTCATGAGGATAATGAGGCCCATTTTTCCATCGACTCCGACTGGATGCCGAACCTTATCCTCATTGCAAAAAACTGCTATGTCTGGCTGTATCAACTTACTCAGAAATACAGCCGACCTGTCGAAACCCTCAACGACATCCCCTCAGAGGAGCTGGATGAACTGAGACGAAGAGGAATAACCGGATTGTGGCTTATCGGTATATGGGAAAGAAGCGTTGCCTCAAAATCCATAAAACGGATATGCGGCAACCCTGAAGCCGAAGCGTCGGCCTACTCTCTGATGGATTATCGGATTGCTGATGATCTTGGAGGAGAAGAAGCACTTGCCGCCCTCAGGGACAGATGTCTGCAGAAAGGTATCCGCCTTGCCAGTGATATGGTACCAAACCATACAGGTCTTGATTCAGTCTGGATGCAGGAACACCCTGAATATTTCCTGCAGCTACCCGAAGCCCCATTCCCCAACTACAGCTTTGAAGGACCCGACCTGAGCAGCAGCCCCGACATAAGTCTCTTCCTGGAGGAGGGATACTACAACCGGAGTGATGCAGCTGTCGTTTTTCTGAGAAAGGATAATAAAAGCGGCGGTAAAAAATATATCTATCACGGTAATGACGGCACATCCATGCCCTGGAATGATACGGCTCAACTTGATTTTTTAAACCCGGAAGTACGAGAGGAACTCATCCATCAGATACTGCTGGTAGCGGAAAAATTCCCCATTATACGCTTTGATGCCGCCATGACCCTGGCACGAAAACATGTTCAGAGACTATGGTTTCCCAAACCAGGAGACGGAGGCGCCATTCCATCACGGTCAGCTTACAGCATGAGTGAAAAGGAATTCAGGGAGAAGATGCCCGAGGAATTCTGGAGAGAAGTTGTTGATCGGATCAATACAGAAGCTCCCAACACTCTGCTTCTGGCTGAAGCTTTCTGGATGATGGAGGGATACTTCGTACGTAACCTCGGTATGCACAGGGTCTATAATTCCGCCTTTATGAATCTACTGAAAACAGAGAGTAACAGTGAATTCCGAAAAATCCTGAAAGAGACACTCAAGAGCAATCCAAGAATTCTGAAACGCTTTGTCAACTTCATGAATAACCCGGATGAAGACACTGCTGTCACACAATTCGGAAAGGGAGATAAATATTTCGGTATCTGTACCCTGATGGTCACTCTGCCGGGTCTGCCAATGATCGGACACGGCCAGATGGAGGGTCTGACAGAAAAATACGGAATGGAGTACAGAAGGGCCTATTTCAACGAGGAAGAGGATCGGGAGCTGTTGGATCGTCATGAGAGAGAAATATACCCACTCATGAAAAAAAGGCTTATATTTGCCGGAGCCAAACAGTTTCATCTCTTTGACTACATTGTTCAGGAAAAGGTCAACGAAGATGTTTATGCCTTCTGCAACTCACGGGATCAAGACCAAGTTCTGGTTTTCTACAACAACAGCAATACCCTGACAGAGGGAAGAATATTCCGTGAATGTACCAAGGCGGTCAACAGCGACGATGGTGAACGACTGGATAAAGAGAACAATGATATCGCCACCCTAATGGATCTCAACGAGACGGGATACACTGTTCTTTTCGAAGCAAAGAAGAGGCTGTGGTATATACATCGCAACCTTGATCTTATTAAAAACGGTCTTCCCGTAAAACTATACGGTTATCAGTCCAAGGTATTCTCACCCATAAGGCATCAGGAAGATGATGAAGAGCGAAGACTCGAAAAGCTGAAGCAGAAAATAGGAGACCGCGGAGTTCCTGATCTGGACCGAGCCCTCCGCTACTCCGAACTTGAACCTCTCATACATATGATGAAAACTTTTATGGCTTCACGGGTAATAGACACAGCTGTTATGAGCGACCTGATAACAATGTTCTCAAGGGATCTGAATAAGATCAGAAAGATTCTTAATCAGAATAAAAAACCCGTAAGAGAGGAACAGAAACTGCTGGAGGACATTATCCGCCCCTCCTTTATGTCGCTGATGCTCTGTGAACTTAATGATACAAGCCTGTTCTATATGACCCGTTTTTATCAACTCTGGACAGAAGAAAAAGAATCTTCCATAAGACTCTGGAACAGAATACTTCAAGACGAAGACTTTGCCCCGTGGCTGGGGATAAACCGTTATAAAGACATTTTATGGTACAATAAAGAGAGCATGGATGAGGCCTTCTGGTGGTTCAGCATTCTGTCGACTCTTCGTCTTCTGAACATGAGATCAACAGAACTGAGCAGCAAAGCAACTGACCAACATATATCTTCTCTAAGCAGACTGCAGTGCCGGTTGGGAGAATCAGAATACAGACTTTCCCATGTTCTGGATGAAGACACAGAGAGCATGAATGAATAA
- the hisE gene encoding phosphoribosyl-ATP diphosphatase has product MSRGTVLGLIIEIDGGKTTAALMDEKGFSKSREQGSLWLTHPETGRILPYAGEGNFKILEKRGNYYYTLLPAGAAGDAYEGLIKEHDIEEHEELEESLSLQEGIIASLTSTIQKRHRLMPAGSYTTHLFEKGTGKIKKKCGEEAIELILAENSEDLVFESADLIYHLMVLLEDQGLTMADVLAELQKRDG; this is encoded by the coding sequence GTGAGCCGCGGAACAGTACTTGGATTAATAATTGAAATTGACGGGGGCAAAACAACTGCCGCCCTTATGGATGAGAAAGGATTTTCCAAGAGTCGTGAACAGGGCAGCCTCTGGCTGACCCATCCGGAGACGGGGCGGATACTGCCCTATGCGGGTGAGGGCAATTTCAAGATTCTGGAGAAAAGAGGAAATTACTACTATACCCTCCTTCCAGCCGGTGCAGCCGGAGACGCTTATGAAGGTCTTATTAAAGAGCACGATATTGAGGAACATGAAGAGCTGGAAGAGAGCTTGAGTCTCCAGGAAGGAATCATTGCTTCGCTGACCTCCACTATCCAGAAACGTCACCGTTTGATGCCTGCCGGGTCCTATACAACCCATCTTTTTGAGAAGGGTACTGGTAAAATTAAAAAGAAATGCGGTGAAGAAGCCATTGAGCTTATTCTTGCTGAAAACTCGGAAGATCTGGTCTTTGAATCAGCTGATCTGATTTATCATCTGATGGTACTTTTAGAAGATCAGGGACTTACAATGGCTGATGTTCTGGCAGAGCTGCAGAAAAGAGACGGCTGA
- a CDS encoding dicarboxylate/amino acid:cation symporter: protein MKLWMKYTLSAAFGLILALLIPENQIFDGTLTVIAELTLRAGRFLVFPLAFFSLSISVCQLRRSGDLWKVLLRLLGLSAAAAFLYTLVAVGLSFIIPVQRIPILTDSSGWQSAIPFRNRIFNPGTAEYLRGLIPVNGFEIFHTAGNFILPALLFAFFLGTQLYHDKEEAEPVYNLFDSFSRMFYKMTGLFTSFLAFTLFSLSFDAVRHIRQIPDLGSYFTLIRLVAVASVIILFILQPLAVYLLTRKNPYREMMTFLPGMISAMFSGDNFINMLVMTKTLKENGGVKRKLSALSLPFFTLFSRSGSALITAVSMLTILKSYSSLELTAFQVFWVIGISIIVSYTLFSQSYLGVYTALITACAFYGRGLVDGYILILPVLPILILIAGLLDAVNSAYLTLCFSYDKELRIAEEPEDFI, encoded by the coding sequence GTGAAACTTTGGATGAAATATACTCTTTCCGCCGCTTTTGGGCTTATCCTGGCCCTGTTGATACCAGAAAATCAGATCTTTGACGGAACACTTACGGTTATTGCCGAACTGACACTCAGGGCAGGTCGTTTCCTTGTTTTCCCATTGGCCTTTTTCTCTCTGAGTATCTCTGTATGCCAGTTAAGGAGAAGCGGTGACCTGTGGAAAGTTCTCCTGCGTCTGCTGGGACTCAGTGCCGCGGCAGCATTTCTGTACACCCTTGTTGCCGTAGGCCTCTCCTTTATCATTCCCGTTCAGCGTATTCCAATCCTCACAGATTCTTCGGGATGGCAGTCTGCAATCCCCTTCAGGAACAGAATATTCAATCCTGGAACTGCGGAATATCTGCGGGGACTGATCCCTGTAAACGGTTTTGAAATTTTTCATACAGCCGGGAATTTTATTCTGCCTGCCCTACTATTCGCATTTTTTCTGGGAACTCAGCTCTATCATGACAAAGAAGAAGCCGAACCGGTATACAACCTCTTCGATTCCTTCAGCCGGATGTTCTATAAAATGACCGGTCTCTTTACTTCATTCCTGGCATTTACCCTTTTCAGCCTCAGTTTTGATGCAGTCAGACATATCAGACAGATCCCCGACCTGGGATCATATTTCACACTGATCCGCCTTGTTGCGGTTGCATCTGTGATTATTCTTTTTATTCTGCAGCCTCTGGCGGTCTATCTGCTTACCCGGAAAAACCCCTATAGAGAGATGATGACATTTCTCCCCGGGATGATTTCAGCCATGTTCAGCGGAGATAATTTTATCAATATGCTGGTAATGACTAAAACCCTCAAAGAGAACGGAGGAGTCAAAAGGAAACTGTCCGCTCTTTCCCTGCCGTTTTTCACACTATTTTCCCGCTCAGGATCCGCTCTTATTACGGCTGTGAGTATGCTGACAATATTAAAATCCTATTCCAGTCTGGAACTAACGGCTTTCCAGGTTTTCTGGGTTATCGGAATATCAATAATTGTCTCCTACACCCTCTTTTCCCAGTCCTATCTTGGTGTTTATACGGCCCTTATAACAGCCTGTGCATTTTACGGAAGAGGTCTGGTGGATGGATATATTCTAATTCTCCCCGTTCTGCCTATTCTGATTCTGATTGCCGGACTTCTTGATGCAGTGAACTCAGCCTATCTAACCCTTTGTTTCAGTTATGATAAGGAATTAAGAATAGCCGAAGAGCCGGAAGATTTTATTTAA
- the lysA gene encoding diaminopimelate decarboxylase, translating into MTKKTIPFTKDDLDRISADHSTPFHIYDKEAIEKNGRALMDAFSWVPGGFKNFFAVKALPNPYIIKMLKALGMGADCSSLPELILAEKAGLKGEEIMFTSNDTPMEEYEKALELGAIINLDDITHLDYLHKGPGLPQLICFRYNPGPLKEGNAIIGSPEEAKYGFTREQLKEGYRKAASYGVKRFGLHTMVASNELESSYFVETAILLLDLVREISEETGISFEFINLGGGVGIPYKPEDNPVDIDFVSKGIEKAYKEKLEGTVNEGTLRVLMECGRVITGPYGYLVTRAIHKKDTYKHYIGVDACMTDLMRPGMYGAYHHITIPGKEGNAADHKYDVAGSLCENNDKFAIDRYLPFIENGDYIVIHDTGAHGHAMGFNYNGKLRHAELILNEDKSVRLIRRAETIEDYFATLDFTEL; encoded by the coding sequence ATGACCAAGAAGACAATTCCCTTCACAAAAGATGACCTTGACCGGATTTCTGCCGATCACAGCACCCCCTTTCATATCTATGATAAAGAGGCCATTGAGAAGAATGGCAGAGCCCTTATGGATGCCTTCTCCTGGGTTCCCGGCGGTTTCAAGAATTTCTTCGCAGTCAAAGCACTACCCAATCCCTATATTATTAAAATGCTCAAAGCCCTGGGTATGGGAGCGGACTGTTCCTCTCTGCCTGAACTGATTCTTGCTGAAAAAGCAGGATTGAAGGGCGAGGAAATTATGTTCACTTCCAACGACACTCCCATGGAAGAGTATGAAAAAGCTCTAGAACTGGGAGCTATAATCAACCTGGATGATATTACTCACCTGGACTATCTTCATAAGGGTCCCGGCCTTCCACAGCTGATCTGTTTTCGCTATAACCCCGGTCCTCTGAAAGAGGGAAATGCTATTATAGGATCTCCTGAAGAGGCAAAATACGGCTTTACAAGAGAGCAGCTCAAAGAGGGATACAGAAAGGCCGCTTCCTACGGTGTGAAACGTTTCGGCCTGCATACAATGGTAGCCTCAAACGAACTGGAATCATCCTACTTCGTTGAGACAGCAATTCTCCTTCTGGATCTGGTCAGAGAAATATCCGAAGAAACAGGAATCTCATTCGAATTCATCAACCTGGGAGGCGGTGTAGGTATCCCCTATAAACCCGAAGACAATCCCGTGGATATTGATTTTGTTTCAAAAGGTATCGAGAAGGCCTACAAGGAGAAACTGGAAGGAACAGTAAATGAAGGCACCCTGAGGGTTCTGATGGAGTGCGGCCGTGTAATCACAGGACCTTACGGATACCTTGTAACCAGGGCAATCCACAAAAAAGATACCTACAAGCATTACATCGGAGTTGATGCCTGTATGACAGACCTGATGAGACCCGGAATGTACGGTGCCTACCACCATATCACCATCCCCGGCAAAGAAGGCAATGCTGCAGATCACAAGTATGATGTCGCCGGTTCACTATGTGAAAATAATGATAAGTTCGCCATAGACAGATATCTGCCTTTTATTGAAAACGGAGACTACATTGTAATCCATGACACCGGAGCCCACGGTCATGCCATGGGATTCAACTATAATGGAAAACTCCGCCATGCTGAACTTATTCTCAATGAAGATAAATCAGTTCGTCTAATCAGAAGAGCAGAGACCATTGAGGACTACTTTGCAACTCTTGATTTTACAGAGCTGTAG
- a CDS encoding SDR family NAD(P)-dependent oxidoreductase yields MSKTVLIIGSETLLGRKLIEVYLNSAYKVIAPVMTTQETLKRSEKTNLQVIPWNRSSLVSAKTVMREVLRNLSSLDKAIVVNPEISETSVLEECETEKLDEALYTYTHGTLYLIKEILDYFKKQEKGILAFAETEKGLSTESIIPSIIRGGFHNMAESILLSSSGSDIRCAFTSRLTEMEDYAQFIKGILKSGEPKINGEWLQFSEKKALFQSLPIIKRK; encoded by the coding sequence ATGAGCAAAACTGTATTGATCATTGGAAGTGAGACTCTTCTGGGTAGAAAGCTTATCGAAGTATATCTTAACAGTGCCTATAAGGTTATTGCCCCGGTCATGACCACACAGGAGACTTTAAAAAGATCAGAAAAGACAAACCTACAGGTAATCCCCTGGAACAGAAGCTCTCTTGTATCGGCCAAAACAGTAATGCGTGAAGTTTTAAGAAATTTATCATCTCTGGATAAAGCAATTGTGGTTAATCCCGAAATCAGCGAAACTTCTGTCCTCGAAGAGTGTGAAACCGAAAAGCTGGATGAAGCTCTCTACACTTATACCCACGGTACTCTGTACCTGATCAAGGAGATCCTGGACTATTTTAAAAAACAGGAGAAAGGGATACTGGCCTTTGCTGAAACTGAAAAGGGTCTCAGCACAGAATCTATAATTCCCTCTATTATAAGGGGAGGGTTCCACAATATGGCTGAATCGATTCTCCTCTCGTCCTCGGGCAGCGACATACGATGCGCCTTTACATCCCGCTTGACTGAAATGGAAGACTATGCACAATTCATCAAGGGGATTCTCAAGTCCGGAGAGCCTAAGATAAACGGTGAATGGCTTCAGTTCTCCGAAAAGAAAGCTCTTTTTCAGAGCCTCCCCATAATCAAAAGAAAATAA
- the hisA gene encoding 1-(5-phosphoribosyl)-5-[(5-phosphoribosylamino)methylideneamino]imidazole-4-carboxamide isomerase: MVIIPAIDLLGGECVRLYKGDYNEVKSYESDPAVAARAFQKLGVKRLHLVDLDAARGEGKNNREALRKIRSVFSGILELGGGVRRDEDVKELLEIGVDKLIVGTILAKTPELVDQWIKSYGKVFIAGIDALDGEVKVSGWEKGTALKDSDLGKKCASMGIENIIYTNIDRDGTLAGPDLESTNRMARETGLLITLSGGISSQDDMKNVCDNGDPLVKGIITGKAYYEGRIDLEKALSDFQKEDEEYNW, from the coding sequence ATGGTAATAATACCTGCAATTGATTTACTTGGTGGAGAATGTGTCCGTCTCTATAAGGGCGATTACAACGAGGTCAAATCTTATGAGAGTGACCCGGCTGTAGCCGCAAGAGCTTTTCAGAAACTGGGTGTGAAACGGCTTCATCTTGTAGATCTGGATGCCGCCCGTGGAGAGGGAAAGAATAACCGGGAGGCCCTTCGTAAAATACGTTCTGTGTTTTCGGGAATACTTGAACTGGGTGGCGGAGTCAGAAGGGATGAGGATGTTAAAGAACTTCTGGAGATCGGTGTGGATAAGCTCATTGTCGGGACAATCCTGGCAAAGACTCCTGAACTTGTTGATCAGTGGATTAAATCCTACGGAAAAGTTTTTATTGCAGGAATTGATGCCCTTGACGGCGAGGTCAAGGTTTCGGGCTGGGAGAAAGGAACAGCTCTGAAAGATTCAGATCTTGGTAAAAAATGTGCCTCCATGGGTATTGAGAATATTATCTATACAAATATAGACAGAGACGGAACCCTTGCCGGGCCGGATCTGGAAAGTACAAACAGAATGGCCCGGGAAACGGGGCTTCTTATTACTCTCTCAGGAGGCATCAGCAGTCAGGATGATATGAAGAATGTCTGTGACAACGGTGATCCCCTGGTCAAAGGGATAATAACCGGAAAGGCTTATTACGAAGGAAGGATTGACCTTGAGAAAGCCCTTTCAGATTTTCAGAAAGAGGATGAGGAGTATAACTGGTGA
- the pyrC gene encoding dihydroorotase, which translates to MTVIKIRKPDDLHLHLRQGEQMGFYARETARSFARALVMPNTLPPVTDPAGMQAYKKAIETEAPGLEALMAFKLLPEMPAETVGEMKKAGAIIGKLYPAGATTNSEDGISSYRQIPGLLEAMEAEGMVLSIHGEHPEKPVLEREISYLKELEQIVRDYPKLRIVMEHLSCRESIKFLEQLPEHISGTVTTHHLMFTLDDLMGGALKPHLFCKPVVKKEEDRRALVDAVCSGHPRLFYGSDSAPHPRASKESSSCGAGAFTAPVALPLLAELFERESALDKLEDFVSRKGAEFYGLPLNSESLSLKKESWTVPALIGGSVPLMAGEEIRWKVSD; encoded by the coding sequence ATGACTGTTATAAAAATCAGAAAACCTGATGATCTCCATCTTCATCTGAGACAGGGTGAACAGATGGGATTCTATGCCAGGGAAACAGCCCGCTCTTTTGCCAGGGCTCTGGTTATGCCCAACACTCTTCCTCCTGTAACTGATCCTGCCGGGATGCAGGCCTATAAAAAAGCCATTGAGACTGAGGCCCCGGGGCTGGAGGCTCTGATGGCTTTTAAACTTTTACCCGAGATGCCTGCAGAAACTGTGGGGGAGATGAAAAAAGCCGGAGCTATTATCGGAAAACTTTATCCCGCCGGAGCGACTACCAACTCTGAAGATGGAATTTCATCCTACAGACAGATTCCCGGACTCCTGGAGGCAATGGAGGCCGAGGGAATGGTTCTCAGCATTCACGGAGAGCATCCGGAGAAACCGGTACTGGAGAGAGAAATCTCTTATCTGAAAGAACTTGAACAGATTGTCAGAGACTACCCGAAGCTCAGAATTGTTATGGAACATTTAAGCTGCCGGGAGAGTATAAAATTTCTTGAGCAGTTACCGGAACATATTTCCGGAACTGTCACCACCCATCATCTGATGTTTACTCTGGATGACCTTATGGGGGGAGCACTCAAACCTCACCTTTTCTGCAAGCCTGTTGTAAAGAAAGAGGAGGATCGCCGAGCTCTTGTGGATGCTGTCTGCAGTGGACATCCCCGCCTTTTTTACGGTTCTGACAGCGCTCCCCATCCAAGAGCTTCAAAAGAGAGTTCCAGCTGCGGTGCGGGTGCATTTACGGCTCCAGTTGCCCTGCCCCTCCTTGCTGAACTATTTGAGAGAGAATCAGCTTTGGATAAGCTTGAGGACTTTGTCAGTAGGAAGGGTGCGGAGTTTTATGGACTTCCCTTGAATTCAGAGAGTCTCAGTCTAAAGAAAGAGTCCTGGACAGTACCAGCACTGATCGGGGGATCCGTACCATTGATGGCCGGCGAAGAGATCCGCTGGAAGGTTTCAGATTAA
- a CDS encoding WG repeat-containing protein, which translates to MKRLLPAVLLLALTAVSCTNDLYPVSTGEKVGYINSRGETVLDAVYDKGDSFSEGFALVSIEDSLYFIDTEGEILDTQNFDSASPFSEGLALVVRDGRVGYINKKGETVIPSVYLRGGNFSDGLCPVYFEDKKTYLINKKGDHLKELPYEYMGDFNDGLALVIQDGKSGFINKKGDLIIPCEYEFAGDFSEGLALVVHKGLGGYIDRKGRLIIPHKFGYSSSLKEGLILVVENGKAGFINKKGETVIDAVYSFAGDFSQGFSRVQIDGKMGFIDTKGELMIDRIYDYGEDFKGELALMVKDNLLVYVNQNGEEVWIADPPVEDTEEEKKE; encoded by the coding sequence ATGAAGCGACTACTTCCGGCTGTGCTCCTGCTGGCACTGACAGCTGTATCCTGTACAAACGATCTATATCCCGTATCCACCGGTGAAAAGGTGGGTTATATAAACAGCCGGGGCGAAACGGTACTCGATGCTGTTTACGATAAGGGTGATAGTTTTTCAGAAGGCTTTGCCCTGGTTTCCATTGAGGACTCACTCTATTTTATTGATACGGAAGGTGAAATTCTTGATACACAGAATTTTGATTCTGCTTCACCTTTCAGCGAGGGTCTGGCACTGGTTGTCAGGGACGGACGCGTCGGTTATATCAACAAAAAGGGCGAAACGGTTATACCTTCTGTTTATCTGAGGGGCGGTAATTTTTCAGATGGACTCTGCCCTGTTTATTTTGAAGATAAAAAAACATATCTCATCAATAAAAAAGGTGATCATCTAAAAGAGCTTCCTTATGAATATATGGGTGATTTCAACGATGGTCTTGCCCTGGTTATTCAGGATGGAAAAAGCGGCTTTATCAATAAGAAAGGTGATCTGATTATTCCCTGTGAATATGAGTTTGCCGGAGATTTCTCTGAAGGTCTGGCCCTGGTTGTTCATAAAGGTCTGGGAGGATATATCGACAGGAAAGGCCGTTTGATTATTCCCCATAAATTTGGTTATTCCTCATCACTGAAAGAAGGCCTCATACTTGTCGTAGAAAATGGCAAGGCTGGATTTATCAATAAGAAAGGGGAGACCGTCATAGATGCAGTCTACAGTTTTGCCGGTGATTTTTCCCAGGGATTCAGCAGAGTTCAGATAGATGGGAAAATGGGATTTATCGACACAAAGGGCGAATTGATGATCGACCGTATTTATGATTACGGAGAGGACTTCAAGGGAGAGCTTGCTCTGATGGTGAAGGATAATCTTCTTGTTTATGTAAATCAAAATGGTGAAGAGGTCTGGATCGCAGATCCGCCGGTGGAAGATACTGAAGAAGAGAAGAAGGAATAG